In one window of Bos taurus isolate L1 Dominette 01449 registration number 42190680 breed Hereford chromosome 15, ARS-UCD2.0, whole genome shotgun sequence DNA:
- the OR10A5L gene encoding olfactory receptor 10A5, whose protein sequence is MAEGNWTRVSEFILMSFSSLPTEIQSLLFLTFLFIYLVTLLGNSLIILVTLADPMLHSPMYFFLRNLSFLEIGFNLVIVPKMLGTLIAQDTTISFLGCATQMYFFFFFGVSECFLLATMAYDRYVAICSPLHYPVIMKPRTRAKLAAFSWFPGIPMATVQTTWLFSFPFCGINKVNHFFCDSPPVLRLVCADTTLFEIYAIIGTILVVMIPCLLILCSYTRITAAILKIPSAKGKHKAFSTCSSHLLVVSLFYVSLSLTYFRPKSNNSPESKKVLSLCYTVVTPMLNPIIYSLRNSEVKNALSRTFHKAMGVRTAFCRHFEV, encoded by the coding sequence ATGGCTGAAGGAAACTGGACAAGAGTAAGTGAGTTTATCCTCATGAGTTTCTCTTCCTTACCTACTGAAATACAATCACTGCTCTTCCTGACATTTCTATTCATCTACCTGGTCACTCTGCTGGGAAACAGCCTCATCATTCTGGTTACCTTGGCTGACCCCATGCTGCACagccccatgtacttcttcctcaggAACTTGTCCTTCTTAGAGATTGGCTTCAACCTAGTCATTGTGCCCAAGATGCTGGGGACCCTAATTGCCCAGGACACAACCATCTCCTTTCTTGGCTGTGCCACTCAgatgtatttcttcttcttctttggggTTTCTGAATGCTTCCTCCTGGCCaccatggcctatgaccgctatgtagCCATCTGCAGTCCCTTGCACTACCCAGTCATCATGAAGCCAAGGACACGTGCCAAACTGGCAGCCTTCTCCTGGTTTCCAGGCATTCCCATGGCTACTGTGCAGACCACGTGGCTCTTCAGCTTTCCATTCTGTGGCATCAACAAGGTGaaccacttcttctgtgacaGCCCTCCTGTGCTGAGGCTGGTCTGTGCAGACACAACACTGTTTGAGATCTATGCCATCATTGGAACCATTCTGGTTGTCATGATACCCTGCTTGCTGATCCTATGTTCCTACACTCGCATCACTGCTGCCATCCTGAAGATTCCATCGGCTAAGGGGAAGCATAAAGCCTTCTCTACCTGCTCATCCCACCTACTTGTTGTCTCCCTCTTCTATGTATCTTTAAGCCTCACCTACTTTCGGCCTAAGTCCAATAATTCTCCTGAGAGCAAGAAAGTGCTATCACTGTGCTACACAGTTGTGACTCCCATGTTGAACCCCATCATCTACAGCTTGAGAAATAGTGAGGTGAAGAATGCCCTCAGTCGGACCTTCCACAAGGCTATGGGTGTCAGAACTGCATTCTGTAGGCATTTTGAGGTATAA